Part of the Nicotiana sylvestris chromosome 2, ASM39365v2, whole genome shotgun sequence genome, cgaaacacgcatttgatcaaaaacccgaccaaatcacctccaaatgacatgaaattttgcacacacatcccaaatcacataatgaagctatagaaactcttggaattccattccgacccttggatcaaaatctcacctatcaaccggaaatcgctaaaatactattttcgccaattcaagccaaattccacaccggacctccaaaaccaattatgattgtgctcctaagtcataaatcacctaatggagatagacaaatcataaaaattccgatccaatatcatttacacataagtcaactgttgatcaaacctttcaaattcaaagctttcaactgagactattctttcaaattcattccgatttttttttcctgaaaaccaaaaccaacgatctacatcagtcataatacataacacggggaagtcatgcccgagaactggcgatcaaagcgcaaaagcttaaaacgaccggtcgggtcgttacatcctcccccacttaaacatacgttcgtcctcgaacgttccaGAGTTATTCTAGAAGCTAACCAATAGCTGAATAACCTTAACAAACACATAcacgggggtgatcccatgtcaccctatctcatatagttTCGATagcacaatataactgaaatttcacaacacaatctagcccataaccttagaaccacatttccatttCCAAAATCATACACAAGGTCAGAACCTcacatctatattcagaataagcccgaaccagctgtaataactgATACCTGCAACCTcatgtgcaattacatgatagaccacataactcaaacgcttgtagtgataacttctaatcacaacagttgcacacaacacccgaataccgatagaaaaactcttatcaactaaagtgtcATCTCAACACTTTTACATACTGCCAATGCTAACTAAatcacgcggtaagccataaccattttccatatcaaccattcatgaagccacttctcctttggcaaatgctacatcaaatttctgagccgaagctcgatattatccttccaacatgctgaaatcaaatccgttcgtattcattaatgatcccactAATCTcttctaatccaacacattattctggtgacatgacacatcaatacaggcctaagccaccacTCGCACAATACACGCGCCAATAAGCAACAGTTCGAgcatactcaattcatgaaaatgactcaaacgaaagagctgtacctcaagctcaccagtaccaccacaacacaaggctgagaatccgtctcacatcatagaaatataaAACACGAATCTAACTCtgaaggtcatatctccacatagcttcgctgccatgcgcgaccctatccagacACTAGTTCACATGATACGCCccaagtcaccatgctcaaaatcatcaaccaagTGCAATTTGATATCTAGTACCACCAGTGAATCACCATACTCACGGAGAAGTACATAATACAATGCAATACCGGAAAACCTCACTATTGCACCATCCAGTTACCCCAAAAAGGGAGAATACCTTAAAGAAAAGAGCCACTTTGCAAGTTCCACATGTACCACCCCAACGATATGCTATGGGCTCGTCAATCACAGTTGAACCAAGATATatgaaaagaataataataaccgGCTCTTCTATAGCTCACATTGAAATCAACCTCATGAGCAACTTAGCTACCAATAACATAATCCACCTGGCACGGTCACAGACCTCCAGTCCAAGCATATCATATAGAATCAATCCAACAACTACACATTTATATGCTAACTGAAACAAGATTCTCATTCTCCTTGACTGGAATAAATAACACTCTATATCGTAGGCATGAGCAAACTGCGCTGTCATAGCTCAAATTAGCAAGTTAACACATAATTAGTAATTACCAACTTTGTTCTAGAATTTAGCATCTTGGAAATCTCAAGTATAGTCCAGATAGTTCTTAACAGAGTTACGAATACGAGAAACATTATACCTTAGCCCAATATCCCactctaggcatatcatagcctacgTATCTTCCGAGCATGAATATTAGCTCGGTGCTTGCACACAGGTTCAATCCTCACATATATTATCGCTCATAGCACATAGTTATCATCATCAATTAGTTCAACTAGTGCATCCAAAGAGTTTAGATAAGACACTCACCTCAAACATGCCACAATCCCGAAATAGTATATTTTTAAGAATTCCCCGTCTCCAAATTCCTAGATTATATAAATCACCATAACTGATCACAACCTCAGCATTCAATGACTGACACATCCCTCAAGTACGATCATTTCATGATAATTATTCTTAAACTCTTCCTACAATACATAGCAAGATCGAAATATTGGCAGTCGATCAACCAAGTGGGTGTTGAAATACCAATAAACATTTGATGGTTAAAATATAGTGTGCACCCTTCTAAGGTCTTACCGAGCAGTTATAACATTCATCTAAATACCTGAAACTGACTATTCCATCTAGAACtgtcaaaatcccgaaatttggcaaaacccgagccccgagcccacttctcgaaattcagaaaaattaatatcaacggattccttatctcgccacgagtctatacatataaaatttaccaaaatcagacatcaactcgaccctcaaattttcaaatcttattttcaaatccctaggcctaaatccccaatttactccttaaaaacatgtaatctagtcggattattcgatgataattcaatattatggagtagaaatgatcacaagtgacttacctcaagatttctcatgatttcttgctcaaaaatcgccccaagccgttttctttcacaagaaaaacatgaaaatgaactAAAAAAACAGAACAACACTAATAAAGCCCATTCTGGTCGCTATAAGACCTTTCCGGTCGCTAAAGgtgccaaatctggtcgctaaaggtgcaaaccagaaccttctgcaccagcaatatttattttcactaaaaaggctctaactctaCCATACGAACTatgaattcgatgattcttgttcctatgagtcacaaataatgatacgaacatagtcttTCATACGAACTCAATGCGGAGCTCGTTTGAttagtgcgatatccatttcgctcgttaaacaattaacagatgtttcgcatcaaaaacccaatcgcgacttgatgaaattagaccaaactttccagatcagtcctataattaattatcaaaattccggaagtctctaaatgaaatttcaatctctagaactaaaaatggtcctttggatcattacgtgcttatgctcaaaacgacaaaaatcttccaaaaactcttccaaaacttatccgagcctcatgtgaccccgaccaaacatgccaacacaccccataacatcattcaaactttttccaatcaacaaaaaacctcaaacaacatcaaaaccatcaattcacatcgaattcaagcctatgttttccaaaaacttccgaaacacgcatttgatcaaaaacccgaccaaatcacctccgaatgacatgaaattttgcacacacatcccaaatcacataatgaagctacagaaactctcggaattccattccaacccttggataaaaatctcacctatcaaccggaaatcgctaaaatactactttcgccaattcaagccaagttccacactggacctccaaaaccaattactATCGCGCTCCTAATtcataaatcacctaatggagctagacaaatcataaaaattctgatccgagatcatttacacataagtcaactcttggtcaaacctttcaaattcaaagctttcaactgagactattcttttaaattcattccgatttttttttccgaaaaccaaaaccaacgatctacatcagtcatcaTACATAACACGAGGcaagtcatgctcgagaactggcgatcaaagtgcaaaagctcaaaacgaccggtctggTAGTTACAGGGAGTGAcaacctctgtaccataaacaaGCATATAGGGGATGCCCCAGTTGATGTGAGGACTATGGTACGATACCCTAGAAGAGAAAATGATAAATTCTCGTGTCAATGTCTAtgattctctatcattttcctcatccatccaaatctgatgataactagcgaagcaatctacgaatgactattgctcatgcttggtgcaattgtcaatcaggatgtgtattttTGGAAAAGGGAAgccgtctttcggactggcccgattgagatccccaTAGTTGACACAGACTCTGAACTTCCCACCCTTCTTTGGCACTGACACAATGTTGGCCAACCacgttgggtattctactaccttgagaaccttagctttgatctgcttgttgacttcttctttgatttttaaactcatatcaggcttgaactttctaagctttcgctttaccggtggacacgttGGATTGGTTAGTAGTTTGTGAGCCACGATAGACCTACTTAGACCAgccatgtcatcatacgaccaggcgaatatgtcctcatactcctttagaaattctgtgtgtTCTTTCTTCTTcgatggtgataggtgaatgctgatttgCATTTCCTTggcattttctgcatctcccatgttgacaattttggtctcgtccaggttggaattaggtctattctcaaagttctcaacctctctgacaatctcgtcaggtatgtcatcttcttctaaatccatgtccgtttgttgcgttgtctcattgcatgtcacagtcattgattcatcaagacaagtaatggTAATGTTGTGtaggtaaagtaatgagagaaaacgatagcaataagtattgattcataagaaaagtcaaaaatgCTTTTGACAAATTGCATAACTGATTTGatcattgaagatcttattgcgggaattgaaaatgcaaaaagaaaatcatttagtaaaataatGGATAATGCTTCTTTTAGCCTTG contains:
- the LOC138886015 gene encoding uncharacterized protein translates to MGDAENAKEMQISIHLSPSKKKEHTEFLKEYEDIFAWSYDDMAGLSRSIVAHKLLTNPTCPPVKRKLRKFKPDMSLKIKEEVNKQIKAKVLKVVEYPTWLANIVSVPKKGGKFRVCVNYGDLNRASPKDGFPFPKIHILIDNCTKHEQ